AACCTGTCTGTCGAAACCCATAGGGTGTAGACAGATTGGTAGTAAAAACTCTAATAGCAACGGTTTCAAACTACCCTTATAGACGGCACAACGCTCTCTCTATTCAGGCTGACAGAATAGATTCCTTTTGTCTGGTGAACTGATTTTAGCCTTTTAGGATTGAAAAGTGACTTTTAGAATAGATTTTACATAAATCCGTGGCTAAAAATATCAAAATCGCCGCAGGTCTCGAGACAGCCTCTGTTTTCGGTCCACAAACACATCGACTTGTAATTCAATCTTGATGCCACAGTAAATATTCAGGATGTGGTAACTTTAGTGACAGCAATACTGAACTAGGTTTGCGTGCTCCGGTTATGAATGGGAATCAAAGAGGGTAAGCTGAGGCTCTTGATCCCGTTTGAAAAACTGCATTTCCGTTGGAATCTGATGTAGCTTGCAACGTTCATAGAATAAAGTATACAGGGCGTTTGCTTTGGGTGAATTACAACCATAACTATTCCCAAAATCCTTGATGTATTTATCCTTTAGCCCTGGAAATGATTTATCAATCTGTTGGTAGAAATAATCCCGTGAACCTTCACGGAGTGTCACTCCCATATACGGTAAGATATATTGAGCATCTGCAGTTTTTGCCAGACCCACCAGCTCCTTTATATTCTTATGAGTGTCATTCAGATACGGTAATATGGGCATCATTGTGATGCCTGTGTATATCCCAGCTTTTCTAAGAGCCGCCATAGCCTGGAAACGGAGAGATGGCGCAGGAGCGTGAGGCTCAATAATCTTGGCAAGATCATCATCGGCTGTGGTGATCGTAAATGTAACTGCACAGTAATTCTCTTGTAGATTGAGGAGCAAATCCAGGTCGCGTAGAACCAGATCACTTTTGGTCATGATATGGACTGGAAACCGGTAATCTGAGATCACTTCAAGTGCTTTTCGGGTATGCTCTAGCTTTCGTTCAACAGGCATATATGGATCATTCATGGAGCCAGTGCCAATGGTTCCCTTTAACCGTTTTGTACTGAGTTCCTTCTCCAAGAGTTTAATGGCATTCTCTTTAACATAGATTTTTGAGAGTTCATCCATACCATAACAGGTAGAGCGAGAATCACAATAAATGCAGCCATGTTGACAACCGCGATAAAGATTCATGTTGTAACTCAATCCAAAGAATGAATCATCTTTAACACGAGACAGGATAGTTTTTGACTGAATGAATTCCATGAGTTATCCATGAATATAAATGCTCTGGATTATACCCCTATCCTAAAAAAGCTAGCGAGGATCAAACAGAGTGGAAACTACCCCACAATTTGGCAGCAAACCTAATCGTTGGTTAGATACTTTTTTTGCCTGTAATTATTTAAAACATTGACCTCAAACTCTAGGGCATTATTATTGCCTTATCTTTACCAAAGTGGAGTTGTAATGCACGAAATGTCCATCGCCATGAATATCATCAGTATCGCCTGCAAAGAGGCTGACAAGGATGGTGCTAGTTCCATATCTAACATCGAACTTGATGTGGGGAAATTGTCCGGGGTCATGATTGATTCGCTTAATTTCTGCTATGAATCTGTTTGCAAGGGCACGCTGGCGGAAAACTCTACTCTATCCATCAATGAGGTACCTGCCAGGGCAAGCTGCAAAAAGTGCAATCATGTATTCGAAATTGATTCATTTATGGCTCTCTGTCCTCAGTGTGAGAGCTATGAAATTGACATACTCCAGGGCCGCGAGTTAAAACTTAGAGCTATTAGCGTAAATGAATAGCACGGGAAAAACGACAAACAGATCTCGCCAAGACCGCGAAGATGCAGGGGCTGATAGAGTGGAAGTAACCGGCTTGAAACCCTTTTCTAACTCTGCGACTCTGCGATCTCTGCGAGAGCATAAATAAATTTAATCTGAGTGAAAGGATATAGATATGTGTGATACCTGTGGATGTGGGGCTGATAGTACAACCTTTAGAAAACATGGTGAAGACCAGCACAGTCACGGAGATGGACATCACCATACTCATGACCATCACGACCATGATCATTCTCACGATCATTCCCATGATAGAACCATTGCTGTAGAGCAGGATATTCTTGGTGAGAATAATTTATTAGCCCAGAGGAACCGTGGCTATTTCGAAGCAAAAAATATATTCGCAATTAATATGGTGAGTTCGCCTGGATCCGGTAAAACCACTCTCCTTGAAAAAACCTTAGCTACCTTAAAAGAAGAAATTCCCAGTGCTGTGATTGAGGGTGATCAACAAACCATGAATGATGCTGATCGCATTGCAAAAACGGGGGTACCTGTCTTGCAGATTAACACTGGAAATGGCTGCCATCTCGATGCCGAAATGATCCACACAGCTTATGGTGAGTTAAAGTTGCAGGACAATTCAGCCCTCTTCATTGAAAATGTGGGCAACCTGGTCTGTCCAGCTCTTTTCGATCTGGGTGAAGACAAGCGGGTCGTGGTTATCAGTGTGACGGAGGGTGACGATAAACCCCTGAAATACCCCACCATGTTCCATGCAGCTGATATCTGTATCATAAATAAAATTGATTTACTCCCGTATGTGCAATTTGATGTAGAGAAATGCAAGGAATACGCGCGTCAAGTAAACCACCATCTTGAATTCTTTGAAGTATCAGCCACCACTGGCGAAGGTATGGATACCTGGTATGCCTGGCTGAAGGAAAACACGAAGTAGTCTCTGTGTATCTTGCCACGTTAGGCACAAACCCAACAGTCATTACGAGGAATGAAATGACGAAGCAATCTCGAAATTGAGATCGCTGTGTTCCCATTTATCTCTCGCAATGACAGCATCACATTTTTATCGCAACTATTAAATGCCTGAACACTTAAAACATAAGAGACGTCGACTGACAATCAACGGAATCGTTCAGGGGGTGGGATTCCGCCCCTTTATTTATTCCCTTGCCAGAGATATCGGGCTGGTTGGCTCAGTTTACAACACCTCTGATGGTGTCAAGGTTGATATCCAGGGAAATTCACAACAACTCAGGCAATTTGAATCCCGTTTACAGCCTGAAGCACCTCCTCTTTCAACCATTATCTCTGTAGAAATAGAAGAAATTCCTGTTCTTGATGAAGCTGACTTCAACATTGTAGCTTCCCATGACAATGCGTCGGTTTCAACACTAATATCTCCAGATGTTGCCCTGTGTGATGATTGTAAGGCCGAGCTCTTTGATGATAAGAATCGTCGATACAGATATCCCTTCATCAACTGCACCAATTGTGGCCCACGCTATACAATTATTGAAAATATTCCCTATGATCGCCCCTTCACTTCAATGAAGCATTTTCCACTTTGCGAGGTCTGTCATGCTGAATACCAGGACCCTCAGGACCGGCGTTTTCATGCCCAGCCCAACGCTTGTCCAGATTGTGGTCCGCAAGTGTGGCTCACAGATGGAATGGGTATGCGGATTGAATCCACGGATTCTGTCTCAAAAACCATAGCACTTCTGGTCGAAGGCAAAATTTTGGCCATAAAAGGTCTTGGTGGATTTCATCTGGCAGTCGATGCCAGTAATGCTAATGCAGTAAGTCAATTGCGTCTTGCCAAAGGTCGAGATGAAAAGCCTCTGGCGCTTATGGTAAGAGATATGAATACGGCCCATGAGCTCGTAAAACTGAATCAGGATGAAACCAATACCTTACTCTCAATTCAGGCTCCTATCGTGCTGTGTACTTCGATTTCTAATGATAAAATTTCTCCTAACGTCGCACCAGGAAATGATCGATTGGGTATCATGCTCCCCTATACACCTCTCCATCACATGCTCCTGTCTGGGAAACTGGATTCATTGGTCATGACCTCGGCCAATTTCAGTGAAGAACCAATCTGTATCGATAATGACGAAGCGCTTGAGCGTCTATCTGGTCTGGCAGATTATTTCCTTCTGCATAATCGGGATATCTATTTACGTAGCGATGATTCAGTTGTCATGGAAATGGCTGGCAAGCTTCGTCCCATTCGTCGTAGCAGGGGGTATGCTCCCCGACCCATTTTTATGAAGAAGAAGGGTCCATCAATTCTGGCAGTTGGTGGTGAATTGAAAAACGTGGTTGGATTGTCAAAAGATGAAAAAGTCTTTTTAAGTCAACATATTGGTGATCTGGAAAATCTTGAAGCCTTTGAGTTTTTCAAAATGACCATCGAGCACATCCAGAGAATATTTGAAATTCAACCTGAGCTTATAGTACATGATCTGCATCCTGAATATCTCTCGACAAAATGGGCAAAGGATCAAAGCTTACCCCTGTTGGGTGTTCAGCATCATCATGCTCATCTGGCTGCCTGCATGGCTGAGAATGATCTGGAAGAACCGGTAATTGGTATCATCATGGATGGAACCGGTTACGGCATGGATGGAACCCTCTGGGGTGGTGAATTCCTCGTAGGTGATGCTTCAGGATTTGAAAGGAAAGCACATTTTGAGCCCATGCCCCTCCCGGGTGGTGAAGCTGCCATCAGATCGCCCTGGCGTATAGGGCTAAGTTACCTCCATCAAGTATTTGGTGCCGATCTACCTGACATTCCTGCACTTATGGATCGTGATATTCAACCAATCATTCAAATGCTGAATGCAAACATCAATTCTCCCATGACCAGCAGTTGTGGACGTCTCTTTGATGCAGTCGCTGCTCTTTCGGGAGGACGGCAGGAAATTCGGTATGAAGCACAGGCTGCCATCGAATTTATGCAGGCGGCTGGAAATCGTCTGGGTTCAGACTATTCTGAGTTTGATTTTCAGCTGAGTGAAGGTGGGCAAACAATTTCAATCACCAATGTAATGCATGATCTGGTTCAAAAAATTCAGGCCGGAAAAGATTTAGAAGCCATCAGTCAATGGTTTCATTATTCCCTTGTCAAAACATTTACATCAATATCGGTTGAGCTCAGCAGAGAGACTGGTATCAAACAGCTCGTGTTAAGTGGCGGCGTTTTTCAGAATACTTTATTGTTCGAAGGACTCCAGACCGAGTTGAATAAGGTAGGTTTCGATGTGTTCACCCACAGTCAGGTACCGACAAATGATGGTGGGATCGCTTTGGGGCAGGTAATTATTGGGCAGAAGTTTTTGAGTTTTTGAGTTTTTGAGTTTTTGAGTTTTTGAGTTTTTGAGTTAAAATGTCCTGAACCCACCCAAAGTACAGGAGATAATATGAGTAAACTCAATAAATTTGAGGATATTTTGGCATGGAAAAAGGCACGGATACTTGTATCAAAATTATATACTGTTTCAAATTCGGGTCATTTTAGGAGAGATTTTTCCATGAAAGATCAAACACGTCGGTGTGGAGTATCCATTATGGGGAATGTTGCTGAAGGATTCGGTCGGAGGTCCAAGAAGGAATTTGCTGACTTCTTGAATATTGCCCATGGGTCGGCCGCGGAACTTCAATCTCATTTATATATTGCCCTTGATTTGGGCTATATTGAACCAGAAATTTTTAATGAACTTTATCTGGAATGTGAAGAAATATCAAAAATGATATTAGGCTTCCAAAACTATTTGAGAAAAAACATTTAGATGGTATGACCAACTCCCTTGCCCTTCCAGATAACTCAATTAACTCAGGAACCCTCATATGTGCCTAGCAATCCCCGGAAAACTACTTGAAATCTTTGACGAAAATGGTCTTAAAATGGGCAATATTGATTTTGCAGGATCGGTGAGTAAGGCCTGTCTGGAGTACGTCCCTGAAATTGAAATAGGCCAGTATACCATCGTCCATGCTGGATTTGCTCTTTCTGTACTCAATGAGGAGGAGGCTAAAAACTCATTTGATGCCTGGGATGATTTGATTGATCGTGCCAACGCTGAAGGAATTGAAATGGAAAAGCTGGAGCGTCCAGATTGAAGTATCTTGACGAATTCCGCGATCCCGTTGTAGCCAAAAAGATACTCAAGGAGATTCATGCTGTTACCACCCAACCCTGGGTGATCATGGAGATCTGTGGTGGTCAAACCCACTCAATCATCCGCAACGGAATTGATCAAGTTCTCCCCAAAGAGATTGAGCTCGTCCATGGACCTGGTTGTCCCGTGTGTGTCACGCCTCTTGAGATTATTGATAGAGCCATTGAAATAGCAGGTAGGCCTGATGTAATATTTACCAGTTTTGGCGATATGCTTCGCGTTCCAGGCAGCCATAAAGATCTGTTTATGGTGAGATCTGAAGGTGGTGATGTTCGCACCGTGTTTTCCCCCCTGGAAAGCTTGAAAATCGCCCGCGAAAATCCAGATAAGGAGGTTGTTTTCTTTGCTGTTGGTTTTGAAACGACTGCCCCTGGCAACGCCATGGCTGTGGCACAA
This is a stretch of genomic DNA from Candidatus Neomarinimicrobiota bacterium. It encodes these proteins:
- a CDS encoding radical SAM protein → MEFIQSKTILSRVKDDSFFGLSYNMNLYRGCQHGCIYCDSRSTCYGMDELSKIYVKENAIKLLEKELSTKRLKGTIGTGSMNDPYMPVERKLEHTRKALEVISDYRFPVHIMTKSDLVLRDLDLLLNLQENYCAVTFTITTADDDLAKIIEPHAPAPSLRFQAMAALRKAGIYTGITMMPILPYLNDTHKNIKELVGLAKTADAQYILPYMGVTLREGSRDYFYQQIDKSFPGLKDKYIKDFGNSYGCNSPKANALYTLFYERCKLHQIPTEMQFFKRDQEPQLTLFDSHS
- the hypF gene encoding carbamoyltransferase HypF yields the protein MPEHLKHKRRRLTINGIVQGVGFRPFIYSLARDIGLVGSVYNTSDGVKVDIQGNSQQLRQFESRLQPEAPPLSTIISVEIEEIPVLDEADFNIVASHDNASVSTLISPDVALCDDCKAELFDDKNRRYRYPFINCTNCGPRYTIIENIPYDRPFTSMKHFPLCEVCHAEYQDPQDRRFHAQPNACPDCGPQVWLTDGMGMRIESTDSVSKTIALLVEGKILAIKGLGGFHLAVDASNANAVSQLRLAKGRDEKPLALMVRDMNTAHELVKLNQDETNTLLSIQAPIVLCTSISNDKISPNVAPGNDRLGIMLPYTPLHHMLLSGKLDSLVMTSANFSEEPICIDNDEALERLSGLADYFLLHNRDIYLRSDDSVVMEMAGKLRPIRRSRGYAPRPIFMKKKGPSILAVGGELKNVVGLSKDEKVFLSQHIGDLENLEAFEFFKMTIEHIQRIFEIQPELIVHDLHPEYLSTKWAKDQSLPLLGVQHHHAHLAACMAENDLEEPVIGIIMDGTGYGMDGTLWGGEFLVGDASGFERKAHFEPMPLPGGEAAIRSPWRIGLSYLHQVFGADLPDIPALMDRDIQPIIQMLNANINSPMTSSCGRLFDAVAALSGGRQEIRYEAQAAIEFMQAAGNRLGSDYSEFDFQLSEGGQTISITNVMHDLVQKIQAGKDLEAISQWFHYSLVKTFTSISVELSRETGIKQLVLSGGVFQNTLLFEGLQTELNKVGFDVFTHSQVPTNDGGIALGQVIIGQKFLSF
- the hypB gene encoding hydrogenase nickel incorporation protein HypB, coding for MCDTCGCGADSTTFRKHGEDQHSHGDGHHHTHDHHDHDHSHDHSHDRTIAVEQDILGENNLLAQRNRGYFEAKNIFAINMVSSPGSGKTTLLEKTLATLKEEIPSAVIEGDQQTMNDADRIAKTGVPVLQINTGNGCHLDAEMIHTAYGELKLQDNSALFIENVGNLVCPALFDLGEDKRVVVISVTEGDDKPLKYPTMFHAADICIINKIDLLPYVQFDVEKCKEYARQVNHHLEFFEVSATTGEGMDTWYAWLKENTK
- a CDS encoding four helix bundle protein — its product is MSKLNKFEDILAWKKARILVSKLYTVSNSGHFRRDFSMKDQTRRCGVSIMGNVAEGFGRRSKKEFADFLNIAHGSAAELQSHLYIALDLGYIEPEIFNELYLECEEISKMILGFQNYLRKNI
- a CDS encoding HypC/HybG/HupF family hydrogenase formation chaperone, encoding MCLAIPGKLLEIFDENGLKMGNIDFAGSVSKACLEYVPEIEIGQYTIVHAGFALSVLNEEEAKNSFDAWDDLIDRANAEGIEMEKLERPD
- the hypA gene encoding hydrogenase maturation nickel metallochaperone HypA, which produces MHEMSIAMNIISIACKEADKDGASSISNIELDVGKLSGVMIDSLNFCYESVCKGTLAENSTLSINEVPARASCKKCNHVFEIDSFMALCPQCESYEIDILQGRELKLRAISVNE